The following proteins come from a genomic window of Fontisubflavum oceani:
- a CDS encoding K+/H+ antiporter subunit F yields MIEYALFFAAGCYGVALLLDLWRIAVGPDAADRILALDTMVINVIALLVLYGVWRGTAIYFEAAMLIAMVGFVSTVAYCRFLLRGDIIE; encoded by the coding sequence ATGATCGAATATGCTCTGTTTTTCGCCGCCGGATGCTACGGCGTGGCCCTGCTGCTCGATCTCTGGCGCATTGCTGTGGGCCCCGACGCCGCCGACCGCATTCTCGCGCTCGACACGATGGTGATCAATGTGATCGCGCTCTTGGTGCTTTACGGCGTCTGGCGTGGCACTGCGATCTATTTCGAAGCCGCAATGCTGATCGCTATGGTCGGGTTCGTCTCCACTGTCGCCTATTGCCGCTTTCTGTTGCGCGGCGACATTATTGAGTGA
- a CDS encoding Na+/H+ antiporter subunit C, whose amino-acid sequence MELIVASTIAVLTAGGVYLLLRLRTFPVILGITLLSYAVNVFLFASGRLAIDMSPILSRYGEASYTDPLPQALVLTAIVISFGMTAVLVMIGLAAYLEAESDQIDIAPEDGAEPAKDDQA is encoded by the coding sequence ATGGAGCTTATCGTTGCAAGCACAATTGCCGTTTTGACGGCGGGCGGGGTTTACCTCCTGCTGCGGCTCAGGACCTTCCCGGTGATCCTGGGCATCACGCTCTTGTCCTATGCGGTCAACGTCTTCCTGTTCGCGAGCGGGCGGTTGGCCATCGACATGTCACCGATCCTGTCGCGCTATGGCGAGGCCAGCTATACCGACCCGCTGCCCCAGGCGTTGGTTCTGACTGCCATCGTGATCTCTTTCGGGATGACGGCGGTGCTGGTGATGATCGGGCTGGCCGCGTATCTCGAGGCCGAGAGCGACCAGATCGACATCGCGCCTGAGGACGGGGCCGAGCCGGCGAAGGATGACCAAGCATGA
- a CDS encoding site-specific integrase: MAIADKRGFRYKTVDAVSQLPVADLLKRVEAVSSPKDAPALLGTVDVPHVKLSEALEMYCGFTKDKLRQKSPDQIRRWKNPRKKAVRNFIDLLGDKKIHNITRDDMLDFREWWYDRIEGEELTANSGNKDFTHLGQVLRVVNEKKRYNIDLPLGGLSFVEGDKRARPPFSATWIKDKILAKGALDGLNKEARCLLLGMVNTGYRPSEGTTLNGSTINLSAKVPHIVIKTDGRQVKTGNAKRELPLLGVSLEAFRECPEGFPRYFDKAGVSATVNNFLTDNGLRETPDHSFYSLRHSFEDRMIAAEIDMRVRKDLMGHSLGGFKYGQGASLDHAAKLLKPLAF, encoded by the coding sequence TTGGCAATCGCTGACAAGCGCGGGTTTCGTTACAAGACCGTTGATGCGGTTTCACAGCTTCCCGTCGCGGATTTGTTGAAGCGGGTTGAGGCGGTGAGTTCGCCTAAGGACGCGCCCGCGCTTCTTGGCACGGTAGACGTACCGCATGTCAAATTGTCGGAAGCACTGGAAATGTACTGCGGCTTCACCAAAGATAAACTACGGCAAAAAAGCCCTGATCAAATCAGGCGTTGGAAGAACCCTCGAAAGAAAGCTGTAAGGAATTTTATCGATCTATTGGGCGACAAGAAAATCCACAACATCACGCGTGACGACATGTTGGATTTTCGGGAATGGTGGTACGATAGAATTGAGGGCGAAGAGTTGACCGCGAACAGCGGAAATAAGGACTTCACCCATCTTGGGCAGGTACTCCGAGTCGTAAACGAGAAAAAGAGATACAACATCGATCTTCCGCTTGGTGGCTTGTCATTTGTTGAGGGCGACAAACGTGCCAGACCACCTTTTTCAGCGACGTGGATCAAAGACAAAATCCTTGCCAAGGGTGCGTTAGACGGCCTCAACAAAGAAGCGCGGTGCTTGCTGTTGGGAATGGTTAACACTGGCTATCGTCCAAGCGAGGGGACCACTCTGAACGGCAGCACAATCAATCTTAGTGCGAAGGTGCCTCATATCGTTATCAAAACGGATGGGCGTCAAGTGAAGACCGGAAACGCCAAGCGCGAGTTGCCTTTGCTGGGCGTCTCACTTGAAGCTTTTCGCGAATGCCCAGAAGGTTTCCCGCGATACTTCGACAAGGCGGGAGTGTCAGCGACCGTAAACAACTTCCTTACGGACAATGGTTTGCGCGAAACGCCTGATCACAGCTTTTATAGCCTGCGCCATAGCTTTGAAGATCGCATGATTGCAGCGGAAATTGACATGCGTGTGCGAAAAGACTTGATGGGTCACAGCTTGGGCGGCTTCAAATATGGGCAAGGCGCGTCACTTGATCATGCCGCAAAGCTTTTGAAGCCATTGGCGTTTTGA
- a CDS encoding recombinase family protein: protein MRFLKMKRYVIYYRVSTKSQGQSGLGLSAQERDIDLFLQNYSETPFVVIGTFTENQSGKNADRPVLAEALALARENGAELLVSKLDRLSRRVSQIAALMEDKQLKIRVASMPHADAFQLHVYAALAEQERRFISLRTKQALARSTKPLGGLRPGTAKRNQATKAAADAAAQKVANIVVPMRKAGSTLQQIADALNTAKVPTPRGREWKAMSVRNALTRLDAA, encoded by the coding sequence TTGAGGTTTTTGAAAATGAAGAGATATGTAATCTACTACCGGGTGAGTACCAAATCCCAAGGCCAATCTGGTCTGGGCCTATCCGCTCAAGAACGCGACATAGACCTCTTTTTGCAGAACTACAGTGAGACGCCCTTTGTGGTAATCGGCACCTTTACCGAAAATCAGAGCGGCAAAAACGCTGACCGTCCAGTGTTAGCCGAGGCGTTAGCCTTAGCCCGCGAAAACGGGGCTGAGTTACTCGTTTCAAAGCTAGATCGCCTCAGCCGTCGTGTCAGCCAAATCGCGGCATTGATGGAAGACAAACAGCTTAAAATCCGCGTCGCATCTATGCCCCACGCTGACGCGTTCCAGTTGCACGTATATGCGGCTCTGGCAGAACAAGAGCGCCGCTTCATTAGCCTACGCACCAAACAGGCCTTAGCTCGCTCAACCAAGCCGCTGGGAGGCCTACGCCCCGGCACAGCCAAACGAAATCAAGCAACAAAAGCCGCCGCTGACGCGGCTGCGCAGAAGGTCGCAAACATCGTCGTTCCAATGCGCAAAGCAGGTTCAACATTGCAGCAAATCGCGGACGCCTTGAATACAGCCAAAGTGCCGACACCGCGCGGTCGCGAATGGAAAGCAATGTCTGTTCGGAATGCACTTACCCGCTTGGATGCGGCATGA
- a CDS encoding cupin domain-containing protein, translating into MHPIERAKYFAQIGNHEDHEWKEMPWPGVYNKVLYCDPVMGTTIELARIDKGATFPVHYHPTVQTLFLVSGLIKDKNRERMITPGTFDIIPAGERHAGYHAVEDSIQYKLFSATPMYIMEDKEMYCYKTDGTVVRIGDADCDTSCENMIMI; encoded by the coding sequence ATGCATCCGATAGAACGGGCAAAATATTTTGCGCAAATTGGGAACCACGAAGACCATGAGTGGAAAGAAATGCCGTGGCCCGGTGTATACAACAAAGTCCTTTACTGCGACCCTGTGATGGGAACAACTATAGAGCTTGCGCGAATTGACAAGGGCGCTACGTTCCCAGTCCACTATCATCCAACCGTCCAAACATTGTTTTTGGTTTCTGGCCTTATCAAGGACAAAAACCGTGAAAGGATGATAACGCCGGGCACATTTGACATAATTCCCGCTGGAGAACGTCATGCCGGTTATCACGCAGTCGAGGATTCGATCCAATACAAACTGTTTTCAGCGACGCCAATGTACATCATGGAAGACAAGGAGATGTATTGCTACAAAACGGACGGAACGGTAGTGCGAATTGGCGACGCCGATTGTGATACATCATGCGAAAACATGATAATGATCTGA
- a CDS encoding ImmA/IrrE family metallo-endopeptidase: MIREWALVDEDHRKIIEPFLQEVPVKVAGIARALGIEVKAATLKPRISGQIGPSDTSESGFRIRVNRHETKPRQRFTIAHEIAHYLLHRDDIGDGIEDSILYRSTLSDRREAEANRLGASLIMPEKSVVDSLRQLGGRATPEVAKILAERYDVSEPAMKIRLGLK; encoded by the coding sequence TTGATCCGAGAGTGGGCACTTGTTGACGAAGATCACCGCAAGATCATTGAACCGTTCTTGCAGGAGGTACCTGTTAAGGTGGCGGGTATTGCCCGTGCGCTTGGTATTGAGGTCAAGGCGGCTACACTCAAGCCGCGTATTTCTGGTCAAATTGGTCCTTCTGACACAAGTGAGTCAGGCTTTCGTATTCGGGTGAACCGTCATGAGACGAAACCGCGTCAGCGGTTCACAATCGCACATGAGATTGCGCACTACTTGCTTCACCGTGATGATATTGGAGACGGGATCGAAGACTCGATTTTGTACCGCTCCACTTTGTCGGATAGGCGAGAGGCGGAAGCTAACCGTCTAGGGGCGTCGCTTATCATGCCCGAAAAGAGTGTGGTTGATAGCCTGCGTCAGTTGGGTGGTCGCGCTACACCAGAAGTTGCAAAGATTCTCGCTGAACGCTACGATGTGTCTGAACCTGCTATGAAGATTAGGCTAGGACTAAAGTAA
- a CDS encoding endonuclease/exonuclease/phosphatase family protein: MEFTLATFNTYWLYDNEAPLARWGLKLPDGGLKEKVDQVAKAIIGVGESGADVVALQEVEGPHVIDALMQRLSELSSPIKYYWCSETLDPFTGQNVAVLSKFPATIQPVLRLDQTVVPYSDHRGFERMGSLGKFMRVDLEIDGQVLSLFNVHFKSRRGGVEETRLLRTVQAQIVRNLTRPRVEQGNSRSPSFTAIAGDFNDTPKSVPIDTVLGKHDTSYQLFSVTQTLPAEDQWTYVFDGENQQLDHVLLSKFAHDRMLASGIARVPDEVSDHDIVWAKINLSLPSN, translated from the coding sequence GTGGAATTTACTCTTGCGACATTCAATACGTATTGGCTCTACGACAACGAGGCACCACTAGCCCGTTGGGGACTAAAGTTGCCTGACGGCGGGCTAAAGGAAAAAGTTGACCAAGTTGCAAAAGCAATTATCGGCGTTGGGGAATCTGGTGCTGATGTTGTCGCGTTGCAAGAAGTGGAAGGGCCACATGTAATCGACGCATTAATGCAGCGTCTTTCTGAGCTTAGCTCGCCCATCAAGTACTATTGGTGCAGCGAGACGCTAGACCCTTTTACCGGCCAGAACGTTGCCGTCTTAAGTAAATTTCCGGCAACTATCCAACCTGTTTTGAGACTTGATCAAACCGTAGTCCCTTATTCCGATCACCGTGGCTTTGAGAGAATGGGCAGTTTGGGCAAGTTTATGAGGGTAGACCTAGAAATAGATGGGCAAGTCCTTTCGCTGTTCAACGTCCATTTCAAGTCGAGACGCGGCGGGGTTGAAGAAACACGGCTGTTGAGGACCGTTCAAGCTCAGATAGTTCGCAACTTGACACGTCCTCGTGTCGAGCAAGGGAACTCGCGTTCCCCGTCTTTCACAGCTATCGCAGGAGACTTTAACGACACACCGAAATCGGTACCGATTGATACGGTTTTGGGCAAACACGATACAAGTTATCAGCTATTCAGCGTGACACAAACATTACCCGCTGAGGACCAATGGACCTATGTTTTCGACGGCGAAAATCAACAACTAGATCACGTCCTACTCAGCAAGTTCGCCCATGACCGTATGCTAGCGTCCGGTATAGCACGTGTACCAGACGAAGTTTCCGATCACGACATCGTTTGGGCGAAAATTAATTTGTCGCTTCCATCAAACTAA
- a CDS encoding monovalent cation/H+ antiporter subunit D, producing MMHWIILPVVLPALLAPLIGFVMRHDMTLARAASLTGTVLLLAIAIGLTGMAADGTTHIYRLGDWPAPFGIVLVLDRLSALMVLLTAVLALIVLIHAITTGWDARGRHFHALFQFQLMGICGAFLTGDIFNLFVFFEVLLIASYGLMIHSGGRERMRAGLQYVVMNLAGSTLFLFALGTLYASTGTLNIADLAARIPEIPAEEAALVRVAAILLMIVFAVKAALFPVQFWLPATYANAPAPVAALFAIMTKVGAYAILRVHTTAFGPGSGGTEGLAGTWLFPAAIVTIAVGAFGVLGARRLMPLIAFSVVGSMGTLLVAVAAFSPTATSAALYYMVHSTFAAACLFLIADLVVMQREADTLTPMPATVQNGLFAALFFAAAIGMAGMPPLSGFLGKLLVLDALRAPGAMPWAWSAILVGSLLTIVGFARAGSALFWKSTATPVPEPDPEAITVHDAPEPIRATPMQLAPSMLTLSVLALLAAFAGPVSAYLEDTSAQLFDREGYVAAVLNPGEEG from the coding sequence ATGATGCACTGGATTATTCTGCCGGTGGTGCTACCGGCTCTCCTTGCGCCGCTGATCGGCTTTGTCATGCGCCACGACATGACTCTGGCGCGTGCGGCCTCGCTCACCGGCACTGTCCTGCTTCTGGCGATTGCCATCGGGCTTACCGGTATGGCGGCTGACGGCACGACGCATATCTACCGGCTCGGCGACTGGCCCGCACCCTTCGGGATCGTCCTGGTGCTGGACCGCCTGTCCGCCTTGATGGTTCTGTTGACGGCAGTGCTGGCTCTAATCGTTCTGATCCATGCGATTACAACAGGGTGGGATGCGCGCGGGCGGCATTTCCATGCGCTCTTCCAGTTTCAGCTTATGGGAATTTGCGGCGCGTTCCTGACCGGCGACATCTTCAACCTCTTCGTTTTTTTCGAGGTGCTGTTGATCGCGTCTTACGGGTTGATGATCCATTCCGGCGGGCGCGAGCGGATGCGCGCGGGCCTGCAATATGTGGTGATGAACCTCGCGGGCTCCACGCTCTTCCTCTTTGCGCTCGGCACGCTTTACGCCTCGACCGGCACGCTCAACATCGCCGATCTCGCAGCGCGCATCCCGGAGATCCCCGCAGAAGAGGCCGCTCTGGTGCGGGTGGCGGCGATCCTCCTGATGATCGTCTTCGCCGTGAAAGCCGCGCTCTTCCCGGTGCAGTTTTGGCTGCCCGCCACCTACGCAAACGCCCCTGCACCCGTGGCCGCGCTGTTCGCGATCATGACCAAGGTCGGCGCTTATGCGATCCTGCGGGTCCACACCACGGCCTTCGGCCCAGGCAGCGGCGGAACCGAGGGGCTGGCGGGCACCTGGTTATTCCCCGCCGCGATCGTCACCATCGCAGTAGGGGCCTTCGGCGTGCTTGGCGCCCGGCGTCTGATGCCGCTCATCGCCTTTTCCGTGGTGGGTTCGATGGGCACGCTTCTTGTGGCGGTCGCCGCCTTCTCGCCCACCGCGACGTCCGCGGCGCTCTACTATATGGTGCATTCCACCTTCGCCGCGGCGTGCCTGTTCCTGATCGCCGATCTGGTGGTCATGCAACGAGAGGCCGACACGCTGACGCCAATGCCCGCGACCGTGCAAAACGGCCTGTTCGCGGCGCTGTTCTTCGCCGCCGCGATTGGTATGGCGGGAATGCCACCGCTCAGCGGGTTCCTGGGCAAGCTTTTGGTGCTTGATGCGCTGCGGGCACCGGGCGCGATGCCCTGGGCCTGGTCGGCGATCCTGGTGGGTTCTCTCCTGACTATTGTTGGGTTCGCGCGGGCCGGCAGCGCGCTCTTCTGGAAGTCCACCGCCACGCCCGTGCCGGAGCCGGACCCAGAAGCCATCACCGTGCACGACGCGCCGGAGCCTATCCGGGCCACCCCGATGCAACTGGCGCCAAGCATGCTGACCCTCTCGGTCCTGGCCCTGTTGGCCGCTTTCGCCGGGCCCGTGTCGGCCTATCTCGAAGACACCTCAGCACAGCTTTTCGACCGCGAGGGCTATGTTGCGGCGGTTCTCAATCCAGGCGAGGAGGGCTGA
- a CDS encoding beta family protein: protein MAIDLFRATYVPTIFLRNAELRAVEELPEGVKDSLTPIFWLKPIPNAKHLSKAIEKIEDAFGDERKYFLEIDPFYNVDDAKKRKPAHDEFEKLIDGENDNENWVSFFEDHPNAFPCLQVDYANADSVRAQAAAFTDMERAFLVRFSHLHASGKNWAEIVDAVCETQHTNFGFVVDVEWGNDILSRAAWADAIVKRIVQLRGDSIPVILSGSSFPDSFTQYEEGGSANVDERVLFNNLIANNNEARLIYGDWASSRSPTEGGGGGNPIPPRIDLSTQNTWEIYRVRDEDGGFPAAAKAAMASRNYPKDLGIWATYVIAATAIDDPTGLKKERDQNAIKSLARATAARINLHLYTQMNFGNFDPAPDTDDEFQE from the coding sequence TTGGCGATTGATTTATTTCGAGCAACTTACGTACCCACAATTTTTTTGAGAAATGCTGAGTTACGGGCAGTTGAGGAATTGCCCGAAGGTGTGAAGGACAGCCTAACACCTATTTTTTGGTTAAAACCAATCCCAAATGCCAAGCACCTTTCGAAGGCGATTGAGAAAATCGAAGATGCTTTTGGCGATGAGCGAAAATACTTTTTGGAGATTGATCCATTCTACAACGTGGACGACGCCAAGAAACGAAAGCCCGCTCACGATGAGTTCGAAAAGCTAATTGATGGCGAAAACGACAACGAAAACTGGGTGAGCTTTTTTGAAGATCACCCCAATGCTTTCCCATGCCTTCAAGTTGACTATGCCAACGCGGATAGCGTTCGCGCCCAAGCGGCGGCATTTACTGACATGGAACGCGCGTTCCTAGTTCGGTTTTCGCACCTGCATGCAAGCGGCAAGAACTGGGCGGAAATTGTGGATGCAGTTTGCGAGACGCAGCACACGAACTTCGGGTTCGTTGTAGACGTGGAATGGGGTAATGACATCCTAAGCCGCGCGGCTTGGGCAGATGCAATCGTTAAACGGATAGTCCAGCTACGCGGGGACAGTATTCCTGTTATTTTGAGCGGTAGCAGCTTTCCTGACAGCTTCACTCAGTACGAGGAAGGCGGTTCTGCTAACGTTGATGAGCGCGTTCTGTTCAACAACCTCATAGCGAACAACAACGAAGCCCGTCTGATTTATGGCGACTGGGCAAGTAGCCGTAGTCCGACCGAAGGTGGGGGCGGTGGCAATCCAATACCGCCGCGAATAGACCTATCGACTCAGAATACTTGGGAGATTTATCGGGTTCGCGATGAGGATGGGGGTTTCCCGGCGGCGGCGAAGGCTGCAATGGCCAGCAGAAACTACCCAAAAGACCTTGGAATTTGGGCAACCTACGTCATTGCCGCCACTGCAATTGATGATCCTACGGGCCTCAAGAAAGAACGTGACCAGAATGCAATTAAGTCCCTTGCGAGGGCTACTGCGGCAAGGATCAACCTTCACCTGTATACACAGATGAACTTTGGGAACTTTGATCCAGCGCCCGATACTGACGACGAGTTCCAAGAGTAG
- a CDS encoding monovalent cation/H+ antiporter subunit A gives MSDGGNLLFLIALLPFIGALVPGLMIRAGRNACAIFTAVPTTLALIMLLTLAPAVMRGEVIQAELEWLPQLGLSASFFLDGLGLLFAGMILGVGLLITLYARFYLSGEDPMGQFYTYLLLFQGAMLGIVISDNILLLLVFWELTSLSSFLLIGYWKHLPEGRQGARMALAVTGAGGLAMIGGMLILGNIVGSYNLTDILQAGDQIRASEWYLPALILILLGAFTKSAQFPFHFWLPHAMAAPTPVSAYLHSATMVKAGVFLMARMWPVLSGTDVWFYIVATTGLVTMVLGALIALFKDDLKALLAFSTVSHLGLLTMLLGFGTQAAAVAAVFHIINHLTFKAALFMTAGIVDHETHTRDIKRLGGLRHLMPITFVIGTVAALSMAGLPLLNGFLSKEMMLEEASHTDWLGSHYAVPIAATIGALLSVAYSFRFVAHVFLGPKRDDYPSTPHDPPFGMWAAPGLLVVLVLVIGMAPFLAEGVVTAAANAVTGADLHPHLKIWHGVTPALWMSIIAILGGAMVLLLHRLLDRAWIAAPRPEAKAIFDRLVAALVSLTRGITEITHNGAISRYLAIFTVTAVALGWIAYSGSGLSAPTRELLPVPAVIAVVWLMLIVATVSVVVMHHRRFRALVLIGVIGLSISAGFAYLSAPDLALTQISVETVTIMLLLLALHFMPKETPKESPMGLKLRDAFIALTAGGGVGALAYAFLLRDIDTISSYHIDNSYEGGGGTNVVNVILVDFRGYDTYGEIIVLGIAGLVIYALMHALLDGPAARRLKNMDYSQDRSRDRHPLMMVVVTRVLMPIAIVVGIYIFLRGHNQPGGGFVAGLVVAIALLMQYMASGFAWTQERKRIEYHTMIGLGVVIAGATGIGSWLSGTPFLTSAYTYVHLPPIEEFELATAMLFDLGVFLTVLGAVMLMLYSLSRIARFAGETVNVEPMDYDPGDQVAETKAET, from the coding sequence ATGAGCGACGGCGGCAACCTTCTTTTTCTCATCGCGCTGCTTCCCTTCATCGGGGCCCTCGTGCCGGGCCTGATGATCCGGGCTGGGCGCAACGCATGTGCGATCTTCACCGCGGTGCCGACAACTTTGGCACTCATCATGCTTCTGACTCTCGCGCCAGCGGTCATGCGCGGCGAGGTGATCCAGGCCGAGCTTGAATGGCTGCCGCAACTGGGGTTGTCGGCCTCTTTCTTCCTGGATGGGCTCGGGCTGCTGTTTGCCGGGATGATCCTGGGTGTGGGCCTTCTGATCACGCTCTACGCGCGGTTTTACCTGTCGGGCGAGGACCCGATGGGGCAGTTCTATACCTATCTATTGTTATTCCAGGGCGCGATGTTGGGCATCGTGATCTCGGACAATATCCTGCTTTTGCTGGTGTTCTGGGAGCTGACCTCGCTGTCGTCCTTCCTGCTGATTGGATACTGGAAGCACTTGCCTGAAGGGCGACAAGGCGCGCGAATGGCGCTGGCCGTGACCGGCGCGGGCGGGCTGGCGATGATTGGCGGCATGCTGATCCTCGGCAATATCGTCGGCAGCTACAACCTGACCGATATCTTGCAAGCGGGGGACCAGATCCGCGCCTCTGAGTGGTATTTGCCCGCGCTGATCCTGATCCTGCTGGGTGCCTTCACCAAATCCGCGCAGTTCCCGTTCCACTTCTGGCTACCGCATGCGATGGCCGCGCCAACCCCTGTCTCGGCCTATCTGCATTCGGCGACGATGGTGAAAGCGGGCGTGTTCCTGATGGCGCGCATGTGGCCGGTGCTGTCTGGAACGGATGTGTGGTTCTACATCGTCGCGACCACGGGCCTTGTGACCATGGTGCTGGGCGCGCTGATCGCGCTCTTCAAGGATGACCTGAAGGCGCTTCTGGCATTCTCGACGGTGAGCCATCTGGGCCTTTTGACCATGTTGCTTGGTTTCGGAACCCAAGCTGCGGCGGTGGCGGCGGTGTTCCACATCATCAACCACCTGACCTTCAAGGCCGCGCTCTTCATGACCGCCGGGATCGTCGATCATGAAACCCATACACGGGATATCAAACGGCTCGGCGGGCTCCGGCATCTGATGCCGATCACCTTCGTGATCGGGACGGTGGCGGCGCTGTCGATGGCCGGCCTCCCGCTCCTGAACGGGTTCTTGTCGAAGGAAATGATGCTGGAGGAGGCCTCGCATACCGACTGGCTCGGCAGCCATTACGCTGTGCCCATCGCAGCGACAATCGGCGCGCTTCTGTCGGTGGCGTATTCGTTCCGCTTCGTGGCGCATGTCTTCCTCGGACCCAAGCGCGATGACTATCCGTCGACACCGCATGATCCACCTTTCGGCATGTGGGCTGCGCCCGGGCTCCTGGTGGTCCTCGTCCTGGTGATCGGTATGGCACCCTTCCTGGCCGAAGGGGTCGTGACGGCGGCGGCCAATGCGGTGACGGGTGCGGATCTGCACCCGCATCTGAAAATCTGGCACGGCGTAACGCCCGCGTTGTGGATGTCGATCATCGCCATTTTGGGGGGCGCAATGGTGCTCCTGCTGCATCGCCTCCTCGACCGGGCCTGGATCGCCGCGCCACGCCCCGAGGCGAAAGCAATCTTCGATCGGTTGGTCGCGGCGCTTGTCTCGCTCACGCGCGGGATCACCGAAATCACCCATAACGGTGCCATCAGCCGCTACCTTGCCATCTTCACGGTGACCGCCGTCGCACTCGGTTGGATCGCCTATTCGGGCAGCGGACTTTCGGCGCCCACGCGAGAGCTTTTGCCGGTCCCGGCGGTCATCGCTGTCGTCTGGCTGATGCTGATTGTGGCCACGGTCTCGGTTGTCGTGATGCATCACCGCCGGTTCCGCGCGCTGGTCTTGATCGGGGTCATAGGGCTGTCGATCTCGGCCGGCTTTGCCTATCTCTCGGCCCCCGATCTGGCGCTAACGCAGATTTCGGTTGAGACGGTGACGATCATGCTCCTGCTCCTAGCGCTACACTTCATGCCGAAGGAGACGCCGAAAGAGAGCCCGATGGGCCTCAAACTCCGCGATGCGTTCATCGCGCTGACTGCCGGTGGTGGAGTTGGGGCGCTGGCCTATGCCTTCCTCCTGCGCGATATCGACACGATCTCAAGTTACCACATCGACAACAGCTATGAAGGCGGTGGCGGCACCAATGTAGTCAATGTCATCCTGGTCGATTTCCGGGGCTATGACACCTATGGCGAGATCATCGTGTTGGGGATCGCGGGGCTTGTGATCTATGCCCTGATGCATGCACTGCTGGACGGGCCCGCGGCGCGGCGGCTTAAGAACATGGACTATTCGCAGGACCGGTCCCGCGACCGGCACCCGCTGATGATGGTTGTGGTCACCCGCGTGTTGATGCCGATCGCGATTGTCGTGGGCATCTACATCTTCCTACGCGGCCACAACCAGCCGGGCGGCGGATTTGTGGCAGGCCTCGTGGTCGCCATCGCGCTTTTGATGCAATACATGGCCTCCGGTTTCGCCTGGACGCAGGAGCGTAAGCGGATCGAGTACCACACGATGATCGGCCTTGGCGTCGTTATCGCGGGCGCAACCGGGATCGGGTCCTGGCTGTCGGGCACGCCGTTCCTGACCAGCGCCTATACTTATGTGCATCTGCCGCCGATTGAGGAATTTGAACTGGCCACCGCCATGCTTTTCGACCTCGGCGTGTTCCTGACCGTATTGGGCGCGGTCATGCTGATGCTCTACAGCCTTTCCCGGATCGCGCGCTTCGCCGGCGAAACGGTGAATGTGGAGCCCATGGACTATGACCCCGGCGATCAGGTCGCCGAGACTAAGGCGGAGACCTGA
- a CDS encoding Na+/H+ antiporter subunit G: protein MSFIAELLIALSLVVSGFFGFVGSYGLVKLKDTVQRLHAPTKATTLGVGGVLAASLIFFYAETGHISVHELLISVFLFLTAPITANFIAKAYLARNLRKDQLPDSSGEYGWSVYDDPPDGPSDR from the coding sequence ATGAGCTTTATCGCAGAACTCCTCATTGCCCTCTCCCTCGTGGTCAGCGGCTTTTTTGGTTTCGTCGGGTCCTATGGCCTCGTGAAGCTGAAAGACACCGTGCAGCGTCTGCACGCGCCAACCAAGGCCACGACGCTTGGCGTCGGCGGCGTCTTGGCCGCCTCCTTGATCTTCTTCTACGCGGAAACCGGGCATATTTCGGTGCACGAGCTCCTAATCTCGGTGTTCCTGTTTTTGACCGCGCCGATTACCGCGAACTTCATCGCCAAAGCCTATCTGGCGCGGAACCTGCGTAAAGATCAGCTGCCGGACAGCTCGGGCGAATATGGTTGGTCGGTCTATGATGACCCGCCAGATGGTCCATCTGACAGGTGA
- a CDS encoding Na+/H+ antiporter subunit E, which yields MLTRLIPHPLLSLTLVLVWIGLVNTFTLGNLILGSAIGLIIPMVTAAYWPDRPKLARPLKIVEYCLVVLWDIIVANVQVAMIILFRRERTIHSKWIPVPLELTSAEAITVLAGTITMTPGTVSATLSADGGCILVHCLHTDDPDSVRDEIKSRYERRLKEIFP from the coding sequence ATGCTGACCCGTCTTATCCCCCATCCACTCCTGAGCCTCACGCTGGTCTTGGTCTGGATTGGCCTCGTCAACACCTTCACCCTCGGCAATCTCATTCTGGGAAGTGCGATCGGCTTGATCATTCCCATGGTCACCGCCGCCTACTGGCCGGACCGCCCGAAACTCGCCCGGCCATTGAAGATCGTCGAATACTGCTTGGTGGTGCTCTGGGATATCATCGTCGCCAATGTGCAGGTCGCGATGATCATCTTGTTCCGGCGCGAGCGGACAATCCATTCGAAATGGATCCCGGTCCCGCTCGAATTGACCTCTGCCGAAGCGATTACGGTGCTGGCGGGCACCATCACCATGACCCCTGGCACCGTCTCGGCGACCCTGTCCGCTGATGGCGGCTGCATCCTTGTTCACTGCCTCCACACCGATGACCCGGACAGCGTCCGTGACGAGATCAAATCCCGCTATGAACGGCGATTGAAGGAGATTTTTCCATGA